From the Glandiceps talaboti chromosome 12, keGlaTala1.1, whole genome shotgun sequence genome, one window contains:
- the LOC144443575 gene encoding somatostatin receptor type 4-like, translating to MDQIEQSYRPGNFALFLNDSFDYNDEDDSIYARRQELPQWVFLHLTPMINCLVCITGLVGNGVVIYVLMRYATPKTVPNIYILNLAAADFLILLGLPFVTYNQRTRRWIFGDAMCKIVMGLDGMNMFTGIFTLTAMGVDRYLAIVHAVWSKSHRTLNSARAICVFLWILSIASTMPLWLYAETQTFGNDTVCNIGVMPPAVQQTFLFYSFALGFAFPIIIILMCYTSILVFLARCAKRTDSRKRSRLGKVGILVLLAVALFIVCWLPFWVGQLLVLFGDSSFSVQVVYYFSFSLQYANCCLNPLIYTYVRQDFRKYLNIFYFSKLNKVRYCRMNTLFERSRQVCYMSAL from the exons ATGGATCAAATCGAGCAGTCCTACCGCCCGGGAAATTTTGCTTTATTTCTCAACGATTCATTCGATTACAATGACGAAGACGACAGCATTTACGCCAGACGCCAAGAACTACCGCAGTGGGTTTTTCTACATTTAACGCCGATGATAAACTGTCTAGTTTGTATTACCGGGTTGGTTGGTAACGGTGTTGTAATCTACGTACTAATGAGATACGCGACCCCGAAAACTGTACCGAATATTTATATCTTAAACCTTGCTGCCGCTGATTTTCTGATATTACTTGGGTTACCATTTGTCACATATAACCAACGAACACGAAGATGGATATTCGGGGATGCGATGTGTAAAATTGTTATGGGCTTAGATGGAATGAACATGTTCACCGGCATATTTACCCTGACGGCGATGGGTGTTGATAGATACTTGGCAATTGTACACGCCGTTTGGTCCAAAAGCCATCGAACCCTAAACAGCGCGAGGGCCATATGTGTCTTCCTCTGGATTCTCTCCATAGCAAGCACTATGCCACTGTGGCTGTATGCCGAGACTCAAACCTTCGGGAACGACACCGTATGTAACATAGGAGTGATGCCACCAGCCGTTCAGCAAACATTTCTATTTTACTCGTTCGCCTTAGGATTTGCTTTCCCGATTATCATCATTTTAATGTGTTACACGAGTATTCTCGTTTTTCTGGCCAGGTGTGCGAAAAGGACGGATTCAAGAAAACGATCGCGCCTCGGAAAAGTTGGTATTTTAGTCCTCCTAGCTGTTGCCCTCTTCATCGTTTGCTGGTTGCCATTTTGGGTCGGCCAACTATTAGTTCTGTTCGGGGACAGTAGCTTCTCCGTCCAGGTTGTCTATTACTTTAGTTTTAGCTTACAATATGCCAACTGCTGTTTAAATccattaatatatacatatgtccGTCAGGACTTTAGAAAATAC CTAAACATTTTCTACTTCTCAAAATTAAACAAAGTAAGATATTGTAGGATGAATACGCTATTCGAAAGGAGTCGACAAGTATGTTATATGTCAGCTCTTTAA